A genomic segment from Solenopsis invicta isolate M01_SB chromosome 5, UNIL_Sinv_3.0, whole genome shotgun sequence encodes:
- the LOC105198561 gene encoding peptidylglycine alpha-hydroxylating monooxygenase, with protein sequence MWEKRAFLCYFVFTIFFKFTCCYGTKKYSLFMPNVRPNKPELYLCTPVRVDFARDYYIVGFEPNATMETAHHMLVYGCTKPGSTKAVWNCGEMANAEKDPNTAPACQGGTQIIYAWARDAPKLDLPQGVGFKVGGDSPIQFLVLQVHYAHIDHFKDGSTDDSGVLLHYTTQTLDKLAGVILLGTGGFIPPRKTVHMESSCPITENKTIYPFAYRTHTHSLGKVVSGYVVKPNNEWIELGKRDPMTPQMFYPVTHRVPVTYGDRLAARCTMKSTRDRITLIGGTNDDEMCNLYIMYYVENDTPLERKYCFTLGPPSYYWKQELSNIPDRDASTLHNSLDTEK encoded by the exons ATGTGGGAGAAACGTGCATTTTTGTGTTACTTCGTTTTCacgatttttttcaagtttaccTGTTGCTATGGCACCAAGAAGTACTCCTTATTTATGCCAAACGTAAGGCCGAACAAG ccCGAATTATATTTGTGCACCCCGGTTAGGGTAGACTTTGCAAGAGATTATTATATTGTTGGTTTTGAGCCAAATGCAACAATGGAAACAGCTCACCATATGCTTGTCTATGGTTGTACCAAGCCGGGTAGCACAAAGGCAGTTTGGAACTGTGGAGAAATGGCGAATGCTGAAAAAGATCCGAACACTGCACCTGCTTGTCAAGGTGGAACTCAG ATCATCTATGCATGGGCAAGGGATGCTCCTAAATTAGATCTGCCACAGGGAGTGGGCTTTAAAGTAGGCGGTGATTCTCCCATACAGTTTCTTGTGTTGCAAGTACATTATGCACACATCGATCACTTTAAGGATGGCAGTACAGATGACTCAGGAGTATTACTGCATTATACAACGCAAACATTGGACAAACTCGCCGGGGTTATTTTGTTAGGAACAGGCGGTTTCATACCGCCTAGAAAAACAGTACATATGGAATCTTCTTGCCCCATAACAGAGAATAAGACTATTTATCCATTTGCATATAGAACGCACACCCATTCCCTCGGGAAAGTCGTGTCCGGCTATGTAGTGAAGCCGAATAACGAATGGATCGAACTTGGTAAGAGAGATCCAATGACGCCTCAGATGTTTTATCCTGTTACGCACAGAGTTCCAGTTACATATGGTGATAGATTAGCTGCTCGCTGTACAATGAAAAGTACGCGTGATAGGATTACGCTTATAGGTGGAACAAATGATGATGAAATGTGCaatttgtatattatgtattatgtcGAGAATGACACTCCTCTTGAACGGAAATATTGCTTCACTTTAGGACCGCCTTCATATTATTGGAAGCAAGAACTGAGTAATATTCCCGACAGAGATGCATCTACATTACATAATTCACTTgatacagaaaaataa
- the LOC105198564 gene encoding ADP-ribosylation factor-like protein 6 isoform X1: protein MGLFDRLANLLGLRKKEVNVLVVGLNNSGKSTVINNFKREDDRCIDIVPTVGFNVEKFAFKNVSFTAFDMSGHDRHRSLWEHYYKDCHGIIFIIDSSDKLRLVVVKEELDMLLQHPDVAGRKLPILFLANKMDLPDSLTTVKLVAGLGLERIQNKPWHIRATNALTGEGLQPAIEWLTDQIRDTYINKR from the exons ATGGGGTTATTCGACCGTTTAGCGAACCTCTTAGGGCTTAGGAAAAAAGAAGTAAACGTTTTAGTAGTGGGCCTTAACAACAGTGGTAAGTCGACGgtcataaataatttcaaacgcGAGGATGACCGTTGCATAGACATAGTACCCACTGTCGGGTTTAATGTCGAAAAATTCGCAT TTAAGAATGTCAGTTTCACCGCATTCGATATGTCGGGTCACGATCGTCATAGATCATTGTGGGAGCATTATTACAAAGATTGCCATGGAATTATCTTCATAATTGACAGCAGCGATAAACTGCGACTCGTTGTCGTTAAGGAAGAACTGGACATGCTCTTACAGCATCCCGATGTGGCAG GACGTAAACTACCCATCCTCTTCCTAGCGAACAAGATGGATCTGCCTGATTCCTTGACCACCGTGAAACTGGTCGCTGGACTGGGGCTCGAGCGAATACAGAATAAACCCTGGCACATCCGGGCGACAAACGCGTTGACCGGCGAAGGTCTGCAGCCGGCGATCGAGTGGTTGACTGATCAAATTCGCGACACATACATTAATAagagataa
- the LOC105198564 gene encoding ADP-ribosylation factor-like protein 6 isoform X2 codes for MGLFDRLANLLGLRKKEVNVLVVGLNNSVKNVSFTAFDMSGHDRHRSLWEHYYKDCHGIIFIIDSSDKLRLVVVKEELDMLLQHPDVAGRKLPILFLANKMDLPDSLTTVKLVAGLGLERIQNKPWHIRATNALTGEGLQPAIEWLTDQIRDTYINKR; via the exons ATGGGGTTATTCGACCGTTTAGCGAACCTCTTAGGGCTTAGGAAAAAAGAAGTAAACGTTTTAGTAGTGGGCCTTAACAACAGTG TTAAGAATGTCAGTTTCACCGCATTCGATATGTCGGGTCACGATCGTCATAGATCATTGTGGGAGCATTATTACAAAGATTGCCATGGAATTATCTTCATAATTGACAGCAGCGATAAACTGCGACTCGTTGTCGTTAAGGAAGAACTGGACATGCTCTTACAGCATCCCGATGTGGCAG GACGTAAACTACCCATCCTCTTCCTAGCGAACAAGATGGATCTGCCTGATTCCTTGACCACCGTGAAACTGGTCGCTGGACTGGGGCTCGAGCGAATACAGAATAAACCCTGGCACATCCGGGCGACAAACGCGTTGACCGGCGAAGGTCTGCAGCCGGCGATCGAGTGGTTGACTGATCAAATTCGCGACACATACATTAATAagagataa
- the LOC105198563 gene encoding uncharacterized protein LOC105198563, translated as MQSNSFSNNDDRNDEPAKRDTSAAEKEKLLREIQDLKCLIKQCEWSLQTLHFKDVEKHVAEKFPRNLEVPSRFSRTQNVQVDLQYDLYRFAGFQCVKFRRDGCVFNFTSTNEDQKDNTNAIQIFIKDEKASLGNWVMPMSIDMNYLLSKTPIDNLKNLTPFIKNCKHNVDCYFVRQEQFLSLKAHISNMKHCTLHSDIGFKRFSLELYGIHDIGNDRYINLIISLLYHSDKARPHKIEFDTTDNIKLHDDMKQNLKLCLKEFKKSDLQTAFDKMMKNNSRFTWTQSDDESPLELNNTSNSDEEDFLTQLQSNQRKSLRIRQKKRKLQKKWNLRKRQRNTVNESSENEQEDGHSKAKVSHTGSPQQIPIRKKKARKVTSKQEKINEHLPKETTPLHEPKVKLKQTKLNFQNRESTNSNEMSLFESKFHNRFNKWSKSAVNLITSTPVCPKVNTERLSITLSPTLEKNNITSIESIKHTTNKLDKHKSSNQLGNKTPEKKTLKKTD; from the exons ATGCAATCGAACAGTTTTTCCAACAACGATGATAGGAATGATGAGCCAGCGAAGAGAG ACACGTCGGCTGCGGAAAAAGAAAAGTTACTTCGAGAGATACAAGATTTGAAATGCCTTATTAAGCAGTGCGAATGGAGTCTGCAGACCTTACACTTTAAAGACGTGGAAAAACACGTAGCCGAGAAGTTTCCACGGAACTTGGAGGTTCCCTCACGCTTCAGCAGAACGCAGAATGTCCAGGTCGATCTGCAGTATGATTTGTACAGATTCGCCGGGTTTCAGTGCGTTAAATTTCGAAGAGACGGGTGTGTATTTAACTTTACGTCAACAAACGAAGATCAGAAGGACAACACTAATGCAATACAGATCTTCATCAAAGATGAAAAGGCCAGTCTAGGAAATTGGGTGATGCCAATGTCAATCGATATGAATTATCTGTTGTCTAAAACGCCTATcgacaatttgaaaaatttaactcCCTTTATAAAAAACTGTAAGCACAATGTCGACTGCTACTTTGTGCGGCAAGAGCAGTTCCTGTCATTAAAG gcACATATTTCAAATATGAAACATTGTACATTGCATTCTGATATAGGATTTAAGCGATTTAGTTTAGAGTTGTATGGCATACATGACATTGGAAATGatagatatattaatttaataataagtttacTGTATCACTCTGACAAAGCAAGACCTCATAAAATTGAGTTTGATACAACAGACAATATCAAGTTACACGATGacatgaaacaaaatttaaaattgtgctTGAAGGAATTTAAAAAGTCAGATCTACAAACTGCATTTGATAAGATGATGAAGAATAATTCTAGATTTACATGGACGCAGTCTGATGATGAAAGTCCATTGGAATTGAAT aatacaAGTAACTCTGATGAAGAAGACTTCTTAACTCAACTACAATCAAACCAGAGGAAATCATTGAGAATTCGCCAGAAAAAGCGTAAATTGCAGAAGAAGTGGAATTTAAGAAAAAGGCAAAGAAATACAGTTAATGAATCATCAGAAAATGAACAAGAAGATGGTCATTCAAAAGCAAAAGTATCACACACTGGAAGTCCACAGCAAATTCCGATAAGAAAGAAGAAAGCAAGAAAAGTCACTTCAAAACaagagaaaattaatgaacatttgCCGAAAGAAACAACACCATTGCATGAAcctaaagtaaaattaaaacaaacaaaattaaattttcaaaatcgtgAAAGTACGAATTCAAATGAAATGTCtttgtttgaatcaaaattCCATAATAGGTTTAACAAGTGGTCGAAAAGTGCAGTCAATTTAATCACCAGTACTCCAGTATGTCCCAAAGTCAATACTGAAAGATTATCCATTACTTTATCACctactttagaaaaaaataatatcacgtCTATTGAAAGCATAAAGCACACAACAAATAAATTAGATAAGCATAAAAGTAGTAATCAGCTTGGAAATAAAACTCCAGAAAAGAAGACTTTGAAAAAGACTGATTGA
- the LOC105198565 gene encoding protein LTV1 homolog — MPKGKTKRFIDKKNAVTFHLVHRSQKDPLVADETAPQRVLVPAADAQAAKVEKKSLDNEKRKEEQQKFGIYFDDDYDYLQHLRDVNTLSVEWERVENTNNSKCDKDTPKINLPSSVFASNVEEKVGMLNKAAPVSGPQLDLDPDIVAAMDDDFDFNDPDNQLDDNFIELANAGNSDSDSDREYEYELNEPGNKHSDSDISSDGPMDLSDEEEDEVCSLNGPQYTFKEEETKSRFTEYSMSSSVMKRNEQLTLLDDKFEKMYAVYDENEIGALDCDEIEGYVTHDSDLIMQYAAEFEKKQREDTENLTELMKDRMKIVEREYSSSEDENLEKLIVDAREKDKWDCESIISTYSNIYNHPKLISEPPKRSKKIEIDRKSGIPKNILGNTGKLTAETLAQFDLENNAPKGPQSVAESRKSTLSVLSIRPKDETTDERRERKKQLKEYRKERRIERKANSEAFKEEKKRQEKIRLNNTQNIQGTRIV; from the exons ATG CCGAAAGGGAAAACGAAACGGTTTATCGACAAAAAAAATGCTGTTACGTTCCACTTGGTTCATCGCTCACAAAAAGATCCGTTAGTGGCAGATGAGACAGCACCGCAAAGAGTTCTGGTGCCAGCTGCCGATGCTCAAGCGGCAAAAGTGGAAAAGAAGTCTTTGGACAACGAGAAACGCAAAGAGGAGCAGCAAAAGTTTGGAATTTACTTCGACGACGATTACGACTATTTACAACACCTTCGAGATGTCAACACATTGTCGGTGGAATGGGAACGCGTCGAGAATACAAACAATTCCAAATGTGACAAAGATACTCCAAAAATTAACTTACCTTCTTCAGTGTTTGCATCAAATGTCGAAGAGAAAGTTGGTATGCTCAATAAAGCGGCGCCAGTTTCTGGACCACAATTGGATCTTGATCCAGATATAGTCGCCGCGATGGATGACgattttgattttaatgatcCTGATAATCAATTGGATGATAATTTCATAGAATTGGCTAATGCTGGCAATAGTGACAGTGATTCAGATAGAGAATATG AATATGAATTAAATGAACCAGGAAATAAACACAGTGATTCGGATATTTCATCTGATGGGCCCATGGATTTATCTGATGAGGAGGAGGATGAAGTGTGCAGTTTAAATGGACCACAATATACTTTTAAAGAAGAAGAAACTAAATCAAGGTTTACAGAATACTCAATGAGTAGTAGCGTGATGAAGAGGAATGAACAACTTACATTGCTGGATGACAAATTTGAAAAg ATGTATGCTGTGTATGATGAAAATGAAATTGGTGCTCTAGATTGTGATGAAATAGAAGGATATGTCACACATGATTCTGATCTTATCATGCAATATGCTGCTGAATTTGAAAAGAAGCAGAGGGAAGAT ACGGAAAATCTCACGGAACTAATGAAAGACAGAATGAAGATTGTGGAAAGAGAATATTCAAGCTCAGAAGACGAGAATTTAGAAAAACTTATTGTTGATGCTCGTGAAAAGGATAAATGGGACTGTGAAAGCATTATCAGCACGTACAGTAACATTTATAATCACCCTAAATTAATTTCGGAGCCTCCCAAG cgatcaaagaaaattgaaattgatcGAAAATCTGGTATTCCAAAAAACATATTAGGCAATACTGGAAAATTAACAGCTGAAACGTTGGCCCAATTTGATTTGGAAAATAATGCGCCAAAGGGGCCACAATCTGTAGCGGAAAGTAGAAAATCTACTTTAAGTGTTCTAAGTATAAGGCCCAAAGACGAAACTACCGacgagagaagagaaagaaaaaaacaacttAAAGAATACAGAAAG GAAAGGAGGATAGAGCGAAAGGCGAACAGCGAAGCAtttaaagaggaaaagaaacgTCAAGAAAAAATTCGGCTAAACAACACTCAAAATATTCAAGGAACTCGCATAGTGTAA
- the LOC105198566 gene encoding V-type proton ATPase subunit G, with amino-acid sequence MASQTQGIQQLLAAEKRAAEKVSDARKRKARRLKQAKEEAQDEIEKYRQEREKQFRDFEAKHMGSKEDVAARIEADTRVKIEEMNQAVTVHKNPVMLKILELVYDIKPELHINYHIEV; translated from the exons ATGGCCAGCCAGACGCAGGGTATTCAACAGCTTCTGGCCGCGGAGAAACGCGCCGCCGAGAAGGTCTCGGATGCCAGGAAAC GTAAGGCTCGTCGCCTAAAGCAGGCCAAAGAGGAAGCTCAGGATGAGATTGAGAAATATCGACAGGAACGAGAAAAACAGTTCCGCGACTTTGAAGccaaa CACATGGGTTCTAAAGAGGATGTAGCTGCGCGTATCGAGGCTGATACACGAGTCAAGATAGAAGAAATGAATCAGGCTGTCACTGTGCACAAAAACCCA GTCATGCTTAAAATCTTGGAATTGGTGTATGATATCAAGCCGGAACTGCACATTAATTACCACATTGAGGTCTAA